The proteins below come from a single Octopus sinensis linkage group LG10, ASM634580v1, whole genome shotgun sequence genomic window:
- the LOC118765117 gene encoding collagen alpha-1(XII) chain-like has product MAPFLLFAVSLTILQLGNALPLMKELSECDNPADIVFLLDCSTSMYPAQFKQQLAFVNNFTEGMDIDNGTIRIAVVTFSTTVQTEFNLNAYKTKAEMQKAISDILYLGGRTHTWLALDHIRQEIFTTDNGGRIGVPKIVIMITDGGSNEKKKTIEAAKILHKDPLRVFTIGIGPSVDTDELKAIASKPTNIFHIDNFDALKALTSEIIKNVCIKVCGVHPSDIIFLLDESTSIYDDDFGIQLSFLISFIRDSVIGINATQIGVVTFSSNVIYRIKLNQFSKSKDLENAVLSINRNHGDTNTGDALKLIREEGFTKANGGRDGVPHILIVITDGQAQSPEKTARESAAIHKTDIAIFTIGIGPAVKPSELRMIAGADDKVFRTASYSTLKTIEKALFTKVCRVEVIKND; this is encoded by the exons ATGGCTCCCTTCCTGCTTTTCGCTGTGTCTCTGACGATCCTACAGCTTGGCAATGCCTTGCCACTTATGAAAGAACTATCAG AATGCGATAACCCAGCCGATATTGTTTTCCTCCTAGACTGCTCTACTAGCATGTATCCTGCTCAATTCAAGCAACAATTAGCTTTTGTGAATAATTTTACTGAAGGTATGGATATCGACAATGGAACCATTAGAATAGCAGTGGTCACCTTCAGTACCACTGTCCAGACAGAATTCAATTTGAATGCATATAAAACTAAAGCAGAAATGCAAAAGgctatttcagatattttatatCTTGGTGGCAGGACTCACACTTGGTTAGCATTGGATCATATCCGTCAAGAAATATTCACTACAGACAATGGAGGACGAATTGGTGTGCCCaaaattgttattatgattactGATGGTGGAtctaatgaaaagaagaaaactataGAAGCAGCCAAAATCCTACATAAAGACCCTCTTCGAGTTTTCACTATTGGCATAGGACCAAGTGTTGATACGGATGAGTTGAAAGCTATAGCATCGAAACCAACTAATATATTCCACATCGATAATTTTGATGCCCTTAAAGCTTTAACATCTGAAATCATTAAAAACGTTTGTATCAAAG TGTGTGGAGTGCATCCATCTGATATTATCTTTCTGTTAGACGAGTCAACCagtatttatgatgatgattttggaATACAGCTAAGTTTCTTGATTTCGTTCATAAGAGACAGTGTAATTGGCATTAATGCCACACAAATCGGAGTGGTTACATTCAGTAGCAATGTTATATATCGGATAAAACTGAACCAGTTTTCGAAATCGAAGGATCTGGAGAATGCTGTTCTTAGTATTAACCGGAACCATGGCGACACAAACACTGGAGATGCCCTGAAGCTTATTCGCGAGGAAGGCTTTACCAAAGCAAATGGCGGTCGTGATGGTGTGCCACATATTCTCATTGTCATTACAGATGGACAAGCACAGAGTCCAGAGAAGACGGCCCGTGAGTCTGCAGCTATCCATAAAACAGATATTGCGATCTTTACTATTGGAATCGGGCCGGCGGTGAAACCTTCAGAGCTACGAATGATTGCAGGTGCAGATGATAAAGTGTTCAGAACTGCAAGTTATTCTACTTTAAAGACCATAGAAAAAGCTCTTTTTACAAAAGTTTGTCGCGTTGAGGTCATTAAAAATGATTAA